In Rhodopirellula islandica, one DNA window encodes the following:
- a CDS encoding type I polyketide synthase has product MSDSAYRRMPLITGASGMLGSYVVAELLRGRTECAVLVRAKGKLTAEQRMEQILGRFENAWQVSLPRPKILEGDLNRDDLGLKEESCEWVRANCDRILHSAASLSFLPADPQGDNEPYRTNVDGTRNVVAFCQKVGISQFHHVSTAYVCGKRSGRVKESEGTVGQSFANDYERSKLIAEGIVRESFGESSLTVYRPSIVIDRTGLSPVSGDRTIYGAFSMYQMLASRFGLPEDGQWFRDLGFSGSERKNIVDVDWIARAICKVMSTPRLHGRTYHLTTREGTAIQSLDAAFHSATTKWLQTRKPDRLKRPRQLSSASIGAGSERQELDQMAGPFVKTFLPYFRDDPIFDRANIDDVIATTHLDDTPEIGSEELLQMIGNWSAVPSKAPKVAKPASATGQPKAKPATVQQGGDPDDCVICGFEVRLPGGVDSAQAFEEMLFEGRSVIAPMPEDRLNRELYFENQKGVPGKTYTQLGGCVSPEPLDVAVEQAIGSLGVFDLTHRQFAQVAVAALKAASGTCRLSSASALHRTSDRSLAVDPVRAGVFVGHSGGTELGGPLAMATMADTTMELVDQVPSLQSVDSDSRKQVKASISSAIRQDRPRYEPGHSPAFNAYSAASLAARLMGFEGRREVIDAACSSSLLALQHAASAIEANRLDLAVVGGATFNNVDNLALFSQSGACSETGSFPFDNRASGLISSEGYVAVVVARRSVAEANGLPVLATLRGVGVASDGKGKGLWAPRSEGQQTAMRRAVDSDPLNIDYLECHATSTQVGDATELESLTSLLRANQSQQGVLPIGSVKSNLGHLLEAAGLVGVVKCLLAMRRGQIPPSIHFALPTERHDWTDAPVRIVDRVEPWQQRTSSDGRVAAVNAFGIGGLNAHAVIEEKPSVRHSTSQTNQEEEPIAIVGRGVVLPGAANLQAFRELLQSGRSAISDPPEGRWVGTRSGAWLGVNPGSDRSSYTTPHCRGGYVRDFKFDAQSYRIPPKMVANANPAQLMLIEAVRQAMDEFDGGQWSVDRERVGVVVGTIFGGQFSNELQIGLRLPEITQHLRRSLASMGWDDSKTNVVADELRTLTLEKYGALLDETGGFTASTLASRIARTFDLMGGAFAVDADEASGGLALITAMEQLHAGAVDLALCGVTQRGMDLVAFEQLARKEQLLPSGRPEDLPDDGSQIIPGEGVAVLTLQRLSDAKAQGRTILGVLSKPTEAFSSDVVAARAESALRSRMPGFISSQKLVGQIGHLGGGQGIIRAIAATLTPKFSSESSSSVSIPIGEVADDGYRVNYSVSPQMNYEPSTLPTGETPLISTSLVSTPQPTSSVSTRSLADALVKESGLGSSGTLVVRLQCATLEGLRVALSEVASGKSASESCVPAFTSSSVTACRAVLLGKDDSELSAAASAAIAGPIRQQVSGVLAKKDGWVWLPNARSSECASPRVGWLFPGQGSQYSAVPAWLDTNDSSASRAFLDGFDQQLKSLGLPVVSDRLHDPDSQLGRDVWWTQAWVLAVGSMFADSLLRRGLRPDVVLGHSFGECTAAWCAGVVTTRQAIEFAKSRSDSVVMTTRERGELLSVRGAPSAVDAALQGSEIRYTISHHNSPQQTVIAGDPEQMTAAKKQLASAGMASVVIPVPAAFHTPEMMPAQEMLRARFTGQNARPPRFAFLSAVSNRYLAEPSEIVDNLVTQLTRPVCFSGATERLVHDGCELLVEVGPNNVLTRLATATVAPHVLCMSADDRGRDPNRQRQLIELAYESLGQSTRASSESVSKASASVVSSQTHVHQPSTLTASRPAFEVVDVTRRSRRQQEVSQEEPRSASAQDSGVKASSAVAESVTVHSVGKNGSDHRNGMQNGDVVSSPMQPMATVTTAANPVADTGMRERLQSARSFLFDLVVDLTGYDPEVIEFDADLEAELGVDSIKKAQLIGEIVQWGNLEVDTQSMRLAQFASLDDILQLVGDPAGLEDTELVSAPIDARGHNDQPESNPTEDFNTTAESLQRLMIDLVVDQTGYDEDIIDMDADLEGELGIDSIKRAQLLGELEQQYELQSLRESNLKLSDFPTLTSIHAFVMEQIGQPADEKKNASLNLSSDSSEVTSQAPASGTHRFVMRTKSAPRRDGMPAMRPLNGAALILGNNSVADAIANRCQMAGVPVHRIAAQLTLTELDAELDRVWSVDATPHLFLTTPHDDAACWTTLDAASWKRRQSDALAIPYRVCQRWMQRTIDEDRMAQASLVSTLKMGGGFGFDAMSELAQSSKLIHGRSAESGGLAGLTKAMLIEAWMRGYRDTPMLIIDQIEAASPDELAEGVFRELAVPSYDEEVAVAGEKRLATEARYSPLDVSSQMPQVTPGGTWIVAGGGRGITAMTAMALAERHGLKLHLLGMAPVPHIDPSVREHAQRDRADLRRSEMARIQREGGNPVKTWRQFEKAIEIDLTLEECRERSIEATYHSVNVSDFEAVAEVVAKIRSMDGPIRGVIQGAGSGQDARFDRKRPDKVAQCFSAKIDGTIALASATQNDPLEWFIGYGSISGRFGANGHTDYSAANEMLAKLIGRLRQQRPETRCVTFHWHAWGDVGMATKPEAKLALDMIGMEFMPAEEGLQHFLNEVEHGGEEAEVLITDRRYVRKFFPAESSRAGNTLPGPSPMIDPTERMPATAQDSFAVTLDPERDLFLKHHLVNGRPTLPFVMAIELLAESARWGTDHKVVRCREVSATMPLKFMTDDAIAVELLRDPSVPGRWSLVSDLRRRDGRLVQAQRPHFAATIELGDDSVPVVSPGNDEMLESAVEYASEQAPIYHGPSLQCLRSIGFGNADAGLSGGDPAKRPRAVGTIVAPSPAHLAGEARPLLGWVLSPATMDAVLYAAGMLAYRVADRPSLPISFDSIEIGRLPDPGEPLKVHVQWEGETTTGSSGGSDGGMMSAVLVGQNQELILRIGGYRIGWLR; this is encoded by the coding sequence ATGTCCGACTCAGCCTATCGACGAATGCCCTTGATCACGGGAGCCAGCGGAATGCTCGGTTCTTATGTGGTGGCTGAGTTATTGCGGGGCCGGACGGAATGCGCGGTCTTGGTACGAGCGAAGGGCAAGCTCACCGCCGAGCAACGGATGGAGCAAATCCTCGGTCGATTCGAGAATGCTTGGCAAGTGTCTCTGCCACGTCCAAAGATTTTGGAAGGCGATTTGAACCGAGACGATTTGGGTTTGAAGGAGGAGTCGTGCGAGTGGGTGCGGGCCAACTGCGATCGAATTTTACACAGTGCAGCGAGCCTGAGTTTTCTGCCGGCTGACCCGCAGGGCGACAACGAGCCCTACCGAACCAACGTCGACGGTACCCGGAACGTCGTGGCGTTTTGCCAGAAGGTTGGAATCTCGCAGTTCCACCATGTCTCCACCGCGTACGTTTGCGGCAAGCGATCGGGACGCGTGAAGGAAAGCGAAGGAACGGTCGGCCAATCGTTTGCCAACGATTACGAACGCAGCAAGCTGATTGCGGAAGGGATCGTTCGCGAATCATTCGGCGAGTCGAGTCTCACGGTTTATCGGCCCTCGATCGTGATCGATCGAACGGGGTTGTCGCCGGTATCAGGCGATCGAACGATCTACGGTGCATTCTCGATGTACCAAATGTTGGCGTCGCGATTTGGTTTGCCCGAAGATGGGCAGTGGTTTCGCGACCTGGGGTTTTCAGGAAGCGAACGCAAGAACATTGTGGACGTGGACTGGATCGCACGAGCCATTTGCAAGGTGATGAGCACGCCTCGATTGCATGGCCGGACGTATCATCTGACCACACGCGAGGGCACGGCAATCCAGTCCTTGGACGCGGCATTTCATTCTGCGACGACGAAGTGGTTGCAGACTCGAAAACCAGATCGGCTGAAACGACCGCGGCAACTCAGCAGCGCATCGATTGGGGCAGGCAGCGAACGGCAAGAGTTGGATCAAATGGCTGGTCCGTTTGTAAAAACGTTTTTGCCATACTTTCGAGACGATCCCATCTTTGATCGTGCAAACATCGATGACGTGATTGCAACAACGCACTTGGACGACACGCCTGAGATCGGCAGTGAGGAACTGTTGCAGATGATCGGGAACTGGTCGGCCGTTCCATCGAAAGCACCCAAGGTGGCGAAACCGGCTTCCGCGACGGGGCAACCCAAGGCGAAACCAGCAACAGTCCAGCAAGGTGGCGATCCTGATGACTGCGTGATTTGTGGTTTTGAGGTTCGTTTGCCGGGCGGCGTTGATAGCGCACAAGCGTTCGAGGAGATGCTGTTTGAAGGTCGTTCGGTGATCGCGCCGATGCCGGAAGATCGCTTGAACCGCGAGTTGTACTTCGAGAATCAAAAAGGCGTTCCAGGAAAGACGTACACGCAACTTGGTGGCTGTGTTTCACCTGAACCATTGGATGTTGCGGTTGAGCAGGCGATTGGGTCGCTCGGGGTATTTGATCTGACGCATCGGCAGTTTGCTCAGGTCGCGGTGGCGGCGCTCAAGGCAGCTTCGGGGACATGCCGTTTGTCGTCCGCCTCGGCACTGCATCGCACATCCGATCGTTCGCTCGCAGTTGATCCCGTTCGGGCTGGCGTTTTTGTTGGGCACAGTGGTGGAACTGAGTTGGGCGGTCCGCTTGCCATGGCGACGATGGCAGACACGACGATGGAGTTGGTTGACCAAGTTCCTTCGCTGCAATCCGTCGATTCTGATTCGAGAAAACAGGTCAAAGCATCGATTTCATCCGCCATTCGTCAAGATCGGCCGCGGTATGAACCGGGGCATTCACCGGCTTTCAACGCCTATTCGGCGGCTTCTTTGGCCGCGCGACTGATGGGATTTGAAGGCCGTCGCGAGGTGATCGATGCGGCGTGTTCGTCGTCTCTGTTGGCGCTGCAGCATGCGGCGTCCGCCATCGAAGCGAACCGGTTGGATTTGGCGGTTGTCGGTGGCGCAACGTTCAACAACGTCGACAACTTGGCGTTGTTCTCGCAGTCAGGTGCGTGCAGCGAAACGGGATCGTTCCCGTTCGACAATCGTGCCAGCGGGTTGATCAGCAGCGAAGGTTACGTGGCCGTCGTTGTGGCTCGACGAAGCGTTGCGGAGGCCAATGGGCTGCCCGTCCTGGCGACGTTGCGAGGTGTGGGTGTCGCGTCGGATGGCAAAGGCAAAGGTCTGTGGGCGCCGCGAAGCGAAGGTCAACAAACGGCGATGCGACGCGCCGTTGATTCGGATCCGCTCAACATTGATTACTTGGAGTGCCACGCCACCAGCACGCAAGTGGGCGACGCCACTGAACTGGAAAGTTTGACTTCGCTGTTGCGAGCCAACCAAAGTCAGCAGGGTGTGTTGCCGATCGGCAGCGTCAAAAGCAACCTGGGACACTTGTTGGAAGCGGCCGGTTTGGTCGGTGTGGTGAAGTGTTTGTTGGCGATGCGTCGCGGACAGATTCCACCATCGATCCATTTCGCTTTGCCAACCGAACGTCACGATTGGACTGACGCACCGGTTCGGATTGTTGACCGCGTGGAACCGTGGCAACAACGCACCTCCTCGGATGGTCGTGTGGCGGCGGTCAACGCGTTTGGTATCGGCGGATTGAATGCTCATGCGGTGATCGAAGAGAAGCCTTCGGTCCGCCATTCAACTTCTCAAACAAATCAAGAAGAGGAGCCGATCGCGATTGTGGGTCGTGGTGTGGTGTTGCCAGGTGCTGCGAATCTTCAAGCATTTCGAGAGTTGTTGCAGAGCGGTCGATCGGCAATCAGCGATCCGCCGGAAGGCCGATGGGTCGGCACTCGCAGCGGAGCTTGGCTTGGTGTGAACCCAGGCTCGGATCGATCGAGTTACACGACGCCACATTGCCGCGGCGGATACGTTCGGGATTTCAAGTTCGATGCTCAGTCGTATCGAATCCCGCCGAAAATGGTGGCCAATGCCAACCCGGCTCAGTTGATGCTGATCGAGGCGGTTCGACAGGCGATGGATGAGTTCGACGGCGGGCAATGGTCCGTTGATCGCGAGCGAGTCGGCGTGGTCGTTGGAACGATTTTTGGCGGCCAGTTCAGCAACGAGTTGCAAATTGGATTGCGGTTGCCTGAGATCACTCAGCACCTCCGCCGTAGCCTGGCATCGATGGGGTGGGATGATTCAAAAACAAATGTCGTTGCTGATGAGCTGCGAACGTTGACGCTTGAAAAGTACGGTGCTTTGCTGGATGAAACCGGCGGGTTCACGGCCAGCACGCTCGCATCGCGAATTGCGAGAACATTTGACTTGATGGGCGGGGCGTTTGCGGTCGATGCGGACGAAGCCTCCGGCGGGTTGGCGTTGATCACTGCGATGGAGCAGTTGCATGCCGGTGCGGTTGATTTGGCGTTGTGCGGTGTGACTCAACGGGGGATGGACTTGGTCGCCTTCGAGCAACTCGCACGCAAAGAGCAACTGTTGCCATCGGGCCGCCCGGAAGATTTGCCCGACGATGGATCCCAGATCATTCCTGGCGAGGGCGTGGCGGTTTTGACGCTTCAGCGTTTGTCCGATGCCAAGGCACAGGGGCGAACCATTTTGGGCGTGTTGTCCAAGCCGACCGAGGCTTTTTCGAGTGATGTGGTGGCGGCGCGAGCCGAATCGGCTCTTCGTTCCCGGATGCCAGGATTTATTTCTTCACAAAAGCTGGTCGGCCAAATCGGTCACTTGGGCGGCGGTCAGGGTATCATTCGTGCAATAGCGGCGACTTTGACGCCCAAGTTCAGCAGCGAGTCTTCTTCGAGCGTTTCAATTCCGATCGGAGAAGTTGCCGACGATGGATATCGGGTTAATTATAGTGTCTCCCCCCAAATGAACTATGAGCCGTCCACTTTGCCTACCGGCGAGACTCCTTTGATTTCGACCTCACTCGTATCCACGCCGCAGCCGACTTCTTCCGTGTCGACGCGATCGCTTGCCGACGCCTTGGTGAAGGAGTCGGGGCTTGGGTCGTCGGGAACGCTCGTTGTTCGTCTGCAGTGTGCGACCTTGGAAGGGTTGCGAGTTGCTCTGAGCGAGGTTGCCTCAGGAAAGTCGGCGAGCGAAAGCTGCGTGCCGGCGTTCACTTCCTCCTCTGTGACAGCCTGTCGAGCGGTCTTGTTGGGCAAAGACGACAGCGAGTTGTCAGCAGCGGCGTCAGCGGCAATTGCAGGGCCTATTCGTCAGCAAGTCTCCGGGGTTTTGGCGAAAAAGGATGGTTGGGTTTGGCTACCAAACGCTCGCTCCAGTGAGTGTGCCAGTCCACGTGTTGGTTGGTTGTTCCCGGGGCAAGGTTCGCAGTACTCGGCTGTTCCGGCTTGGTTGGACACCAATGATTCATCTGCCAGCCGGGCGTTCTTGGACGGTTTCGATCAACAGCTGAAATCGCTTGGTTTGCCTGTGGTCTCGGATCGTCTGCACGATCCCGACTCGCAACTCGGTCGTGATGTGTGGTGGACTCAGGCGTGGGTGTTGGCAGTTGGTTCGATGTTTGCGGATTCGTTGCTGCGTCGCGGATTGCGTCCCGATGTGGTGCTGGGGCACAGCTTTGGCGAATGCACCGCCGCTTGGTGCGCTGGCGTTGTGACCACTCGGCAAGCCATCGAGTTTGCCAAGTCGCGAAGCGATAGCGTGGTGATGACGACACGTGAACGAGGTGAATTGTTGTCGGTTCGTGGAGCGCCTTCGGCGGTCGACGCTGCTTTGCAGGGTTCCGAAATTCGCTACACCATTTCGCACCACAACTCACCGCAGCAAACCGTGATCGCTGGTGACCCCGAGCAGATGACGGCCGCGAAAAAGCAATTGGCGTCTGCTGGCATGGCGTCGGTGGTGATTCCTGTGCCGGCTGCATTTCACACTCCCGAGATGATGCCAGCTCAAGAAATGCTGCGAGCTCGATTCACGGGCCAGAACGCGCGTCCGCCACGATTCGCGTTTTTGTCGGCGGTGTCGAATCGGTATTTGGCCGAGCCATCTGAGATCGTTGACAATTTGGTCACGCAGTTGACGCGTCCGGTGTGCTTCAGCGGTGCGACGGAGCGTTTGGTTCACGATGGTTGCGAGTTACTGGTTGAAGTCGGCCCCAACAACGTGCTGACTCGATTGGCCACCGCAACGGTTGCTCCGCACGTGCTCTGCATGTCGGCGGATGACCGCGGTCGCGATCCAAATCGTCAGCGACAATTGATCGAGTTGGCGTACGAGTCACTTGGTCAATCCACCCGTGCATCGAGTGAATCGGTTTCCAAAGCAAGCGCCTCCGTGGTGTCGTCACAAACTCATGTCCATCAGCCGAGCACGCTGACGGCGTCGCGGCCAGCATTCGAAGTCGTCGATGTCACCCGGCGGAGTCGACGTCAGCAGGAAGTCTCGCAGGAAGAGCCCCGTTCGGCATCTGCGCAGGACTCGGGCGTCAAGGCATCCTCTGCCGTCGCGGAATCCGTGACCGTTCATTCGGTCGGTAAGAACGGAAGTGATCATCGCAACGGAATGCAAAATGGCGATGTGGTTTCCAGTCCAATGCAGCCGATGGCAACGGTCACCACCGCGGCGAATCCTGTTGCCGACACCGGCATGCGAGAACGTCTGCAGTCCGCTCGATCGTTCTTGTTTGACCTCGTGGTCGATTTGACGGGGTACGACCCAGAGGTGATCGAGTTCGACGCGGACTTGGAAGCCGAGCTGGGTGTCGACAGCATCAAGAAGGCTCAGCTGATCGGTGAAATCGTTCAGTGGGGCAACTTGGAAGTCGACACGCAGTCCATGCGGTTGGCTCAGTTCGCTTCGCTCGACGACATCCTGCAACTGGTCGGTGATCCAGCAGGACTCGAAGACACCGAGTTGGTCTCCGCTCCAATCGATGCACGCGGGCACAACGACCAGCCCGAATCCAATCCCACAGAGGACTTCAACACCACCGCCGAATCGTTGCAACGGTTGATGATCGACTTGGTCGTGGATCAAACCGGTTACGACGAAGACATCATCGACATGGACGCGGATTTGGAAGGCGAGCTTGGGATCGACAGCATCAAGCGAGCTCAGTTGCTGGGCGAGCTGGAACAGCAGTACGAGTTGCAATCGCTTCGCGAGTCGAACTTGAAGCTGTCGGATTTTCCGACGTTGACTTCGATCCACGCGTTTGTGATGGAGCAGATTGGTCAGCCTGCGGACGAAAAAAAAAACGCCTCGCTGAATCTCAGTTCTGACTCATCCGAAGTGACGTCTCAGGCACCCGCCTCGGGGACCCATCGTTTCGTGATGCGAACGAAATCGGCACCGCGACGCGACGGGATGCCAGCGATGCGTCCACTGAACGGGGCCGCGCTGATTCTTGGCAACAATTCGGTCGCCGATGCAATCGCGAATCGGTGTCAAATGGCAGGTGTCCCGGTTCATCGCATCGCAGCTCAGCTGACTTTGACTGAACTCGATGCCGAACTGGATCGCGTCTGGTCTGTTGATGCCACGCCGCACCTTTTTCTGACCACGCCGCACGACGATGCGGCTTGTTGGACAACGTTGGACGCGGCGAGTTGGAAGCGGCGTCAATCCGATGCGCTCGCGATTCCCTATCGCGTTTGTCAGCGTTGGATGCAGCGAACGATCGATGAAGACCGGATGGCTCAGGCGTCGTTGGTCTCCACCTTGAAGATGGGAGGAGGGTTTGGTTTCGACGCGATGTCGGAATTGGCTCAGTCTTCCAAGCTGATTCATGGTCGTTCAGCCGAGTCCGGCGGATTGGCTGGTTTGACCAAAGCGATGTTGATCGAGGCCTGGATGCGTGGTTACCGCGACACGCCGATGTTGATCATTGATCAGATCGAGGCTGCGAGCCCGGATGAGTTGGCCGAGGGCGTGTTTCGTGAGTTAGCCGTTCCGTCCTACGACGAGGAAGTCGCGGTCGCCGGTGAGAAACGATTGGCAACGGAAGCTCGCTACTCTCCGCTCGATGTTTCATCGCAGATGCCTCAGGTCACCCCCGGCGGCACTTGGATCGTTGCCGGCGGAGGTCGTGGGATCACGGCAATGACGGCGATGGCATTGGCCGAACGTCACGGGTTGAAACTGCATTTACTGGGGATGGCCCCGGTGCCACACATCGACCCGTCCGTGCGGGAACATGCTCAGCGAGATCGAGCGGACTTGCGCCGATCCGAGATGGCGCGCATTCAGCGAGAAGGCGGCAACCCCGTCAAGACTTGGCGGCAATTCGAAAAGGCCATTGAGATTGACCTCACGCTTGAGGAGTGTCGCGAACGTTCGATTGAGGCCACCTATCACAGCGTCAATGTTTCGGACTTCGAAGCGGTGGCGGAGGTTGTTGCCAAAATCCGCAGCATGGACGGTCCTATCCGGGGTGTGATTCAGGGTGCCGGTTCCGGCCAAGATGCGCGGTTTGATCGCAAGCGACCCGATAAAGTGGCGCAGTGTTTTTCCGCCAAAATCGATGGCACGATCGCGTTGGCATCGGCGACGCAGAACGATCCATTGGAATGGTTCATCGGCTACGGTTCGATCAGCGGACGTTTCGGTGCCAATGGGCACACGGACTATTCCGCTGCCAACGAGATGCTTGCCAAGTTGATCGGTCGATTGCGACAGCAGCGTCCCGAGACGCGATGCGTGACCTTTCACTGGCACGCTTGGGGCGACGTTGGGATGGCGACCAAGCCTGAAGCCAAGTTGGCGCTCGATATGATTGGCATGGAATTCATGCCGGCCGAAGAGGGTCTGCAGCACTTTTTGAACGAAGTCGAGCACGGTGGGGAGGAGGCCGAGGTGCTGATCACGGACCGCCGTTATGTTCGCAAATTCTTCCCCGCCGAATCGTCGCGAGCGGGGAACACGTTGCCCGGTCCCTCGCCCATGATCGATCCGACGGAACGCATGCCAGCGACAGCGCAAGATTCCTTCGCGGTGACATTGGACCCCGAACGCGATCTGTTTTTGAAGCACCACTTGGTCAACGGACGTCCCAC